The following DNA comes from Dermochelys coriacea isolate rDerCor1 chromosome 21, rDerCor1.pri.v4, whole genome shotgun sequence.
TTAATCCTGAGGTAGAAAATACAAAGTCAGTTGACCTGAATTTGCTTCCAAAGCTTCACTTTCTGTTTATGTGGCTTCACCAAATTCCTGAATGTTCCAAGTCCTGTTAAAATCAAAGTTATGTTCACGTAACCTGTGGCAAGGTCTGGGTGAAACAGCCTGTTCTCTGTCACCGTCAATGACTCCCTCACTTCTGAGAGCTTGAGGGGCCTCCTCATGGACTGACTGCTGCTGTGGAAAGTGTGTGCGCGACAACCCTAGGTCTCTGTTTAGTCCCCACAAGGGTAGCTGAAAAGgttctgagagagaaaaaaaaaagaaaagaaaaaaaaatggataggCACTTCAGTTCATGATAAATGCACCAGAATTCTAAACAAGGATTCTTTAATCTCCATGTGATTTTCAATACATTCTTAACAAGATTATTTCTATTTAGCTTTAAGGGCACATTTTACTGGAAGCTTTCCCACTGTAGCAATCTGTTACTGTAACCAGCTACAACATGCCTGCAAGTATCTCCAAAGGTTCTCTGGAAGAATCACAAAAAACCTTGATTCTATTAAAAATCgacaatgtatttttttcctcaggTGCTTTGAAACATTAGGAATTCTATTCAGCAAACACACAAAAGAGCTATTTGCATTTCCTGTGGGATATCTGTATGACTAAAGCAAAGACAATGTTGGCAGAGAATATACTTGATAATATTATATATGCCCAAGACATTAAGTCTCATGAACTTTAAAGAGAGGAATTATAGGTTTGAAAGATGCTGCTTTTATAACAGGAGTAACCATTTTTCTCAACTCCAGGAGCATTTGAAACATTTGGTGCAAAGCTTCAGATTTCTCTGCATTCTAAGTGCAGTCTGAAGAGGTAGTGTTCAGTGATTAGATTAATACCCCACACACAACAACTTGACCAGTAAAATTGGATAGTCCCACTACCACTATATATGGTAACAGGCAGGCCAGTATCTGGCTTGTGCCATTGGACTGGAAGAAGAGGATGAGTCATGAACTTACCATTATTAGTCTGCTGGGCTGAGAGTTTCTTCTCATTTATTTTGTCATGATGGGTAAGAAAGGCAGACATTTCTCTGTCTGCTATAAGACAATCAGAGCGCTGGCTTCATGTTGTGTTGTGGGTGGATAGGTCTCCTTTGGCACTTGTACCATGAGACTGGACAATGTGTGATCCAGTGGGTCCTCTTCTGTGATGTATGCATAAGGACAGTACTCACGGGTCCTGGAGTAGATGTTGGCATTGTCATAACATCTGAGCAGATCACTAATGGCCCTGTGCCACCTGACAcaatgggggaaaaacaaaaaatattttttgtttaaaaaaaaagagtagggaTGCCTGGTCTCTAAGTGCTTTTATACACAGGTATGATCATGCAATATCACTGTGTCATAGTGAGAAAGACAGTACCAATCCTATGTCAGTGAACTCCACAAAGCACGCTTGCTTCTTTTGGAAAATAAGCTGCAGGAGAAATATGCCATGTTCACATGCATAGCTACCCAATTCATGTAGCCCTGTACTCAGAGCTTGCCTGGAGAACCAGAAGCTTAATATGGTGTAAAAGCAACCTCGTATTGCCTTGTAAGTTCTAAGAGCAAAGACGTTCCAGTATCTAACTAACATGCATGTCTTCCTAATCACATTTGTATTAAAACAGTTCCTTACCCTATAATTACTGTGGTTCTTCGGAGTACTTGTGTCTATTTCCCCATTCTTGATGCGCATGCTCCCCATATTCTCCAGATTCAGAAGCTTTTAGCCAGGTTCTGTTGGGGTCACAGCTGCATCCTGAGTAGCCtttgcacccccaccccatctgagAGCATGACGGGTGGAGTGGGGCCAAACATCTCTCAGTTCTTCACCAAAACAGAACACAGGTCCTGTAGTACAGGGCTGGAGGACAGGTCATGGAATAGGCGTATATGgacaacatcttgaagaaccatagTTACTGTAAAGTAACTgctttttctttgagtgcttgtccaTACATATTCCACTATTGGTGATCTTAATTCCTATCTAGTCTCCAGTGCTAGTCCTGTGAAGTTTGACACTTCATGCCATTTTATGTACTCTTACTTGGCAAGGAGTGCCTGGTAATTGGCAATCCTAAAGTGGAGGCTGATAGAGGGCAGAGTAGCTCTTGGTTCAGAGGAGATCCAGGCATttgaactccttttctttaggtgTTGCCTTGCAGCTCTTCTGTTCTGTCCTCTCCTGAGCAGCCGTGAAAACAAGGGACCCTGGTGTAGGATGAATGTAAAAATACTAGAATGCCAAAGATGGTAGCTGGGACTTTCTGTCTGCCTCTTTGGATGCTGGGGAAAAGCGATGCGGGTATCTGCCTCAGGAGCTGTGCAGCTGCTAACAGTCCCTTGTTTATGACATCGCCAGCCACCCAGGCACTGAGGTGTGCAAGACGCTTAAATTTGTGGGATCTCTCCTGCCCTATATCAGTTAGAATCTCTAATGTCTCTGTCATCTAATGAAGGAAGTCAAATTTTTAAAACTAAGATTGAATCCtattctaaaagatctgctctaggaatggtTTCAAGGAAGTTCTAGGGCCTgggttatacaagaggtcagaccagatgatcacaatagcctcttctgaccttggaatctaagAAAAGCATTGTAGTCATCAGGGTGTGATGAACAGATGGGACAACAGATCAGGAGACGAATGGCAGCAGGGGCAACTTCAGCTGACTGATGAACTTCAGAGACTTGCAATTGTTGAGGGTCATTAATTGACACAGCAGGCTGATGCTGTTGGACCCTCCTGGACCCTATCAGGGAGGGAGATCTAGGCTTAGAGGGGGCCTAGGAGTGATGTTTCTTGTCATGATGGAAATCCCTCGGTGCCCAGTATAGCCATGAATGAGGGCTATACACAAAATGAATTGGCAATCACAGCAGAGTGTAGCAGCAGGGGTGTCTCTGTAGATACCTTTTATTTACCACAGTAACCACAAGTCCTGGATTCTTTGTATAAAGGATCACAGAAAGAAGCCTTGGAGTAAATAACTGAACCGCCCCACACTATGGAGATGAGAGAAATATTCCTCTTCCATTGGTGGAGCTGATGTGGTAggtgtcacagaatcataggaataaaggaagggactttgagaagtcAAGTCCAGTCCTTTGTGctggggcaggaccaagtaaacctagaaaTCTTGACAGATGTTTGcaaaacctgctcttaaaaatttccagtgatggggaatccacaaGCTCcattggaagcctgttccagattGTAAATATCCTTATAGCTAGAAAATTTctcctaatatctgacctaaaaCTCCcctgctacagattaagcccattacttcagGTCTTACCTTCAATGGATatagagaataattgatcaccatcctctttgtaacagcccttaacatatttgaagactgttattaggcTCCCCTCAGTCTTTTTCTCAGGACTAACATgcccagtgttttgttttttaaacctttcctcatagatcaggttttctaaaccttttgttgctgtcctctgaactctctccaatttgtccacgatCTTTCTCAAGTGTGGGGCCAGgcttggacacagtactccagctgagacctcaccagtccTGAggagagtgggacagttaccttcCATGTCTTCTATACAACATCCTGGTAATACACTGCAAgatatattagcctttttcgcaactgcatcacattgttaactGATTCCATTTGTGATCTGCTGTAACCCTGATCCCTTTTagcagtactgccacctagcTAGTTTTCCCTCATTTTGtaattgtacatttgatttttccttcctaaaatgTAGTACTTTCCATTTGCCTTTATTgaattcatcttgttgaattcaaaccaatttgtcaaggttgtttgaATTCTATCCTGTCCTCTAAACTGCTTGCACCCCAGCCAGCTtggagtcatctgcaaattttgtaagcaCATTCTCCATTtaattatccaagtcattaatggagATATTGACTAGTactagacccaggactgacccctgcaggaccacactagatatgccctcccagtttgacagcgaccactgacaactactctgagtatagtctttcaaaccagttgtgcacccaccttattagtatttcatctagaccatatttccctaatttgttttaGATAATGTCATATGGGGACGGTATCAAAAGCTGTAGTAGGGTCtgggaaaaaatcttttgtcaGTACCCTACACAAACCTTGTGCCGAAGAAACGAAACACCGTGATTGATATAGCTAGAGGAATGTTTACTGTTTATGATAACGGTGACTCAGAAGACCGATGCTACTAGATCTGGTGCTATGTATCTCAGCATTGAAACCATCAGTACCATGAGCAGCAACTGTAAGGTGGATGGGACAGAACATTTGTGCTAACAGAATCTGTACCAAAGTTGCTGGTGCTGGAGCAGAAAGCCTTGGTGTCAATATGGAGTGCTCAACAAGCAGtgttgcagagagagacagataaaAACTGCTCGAGGGTGCTCTTTGGCCTGTACTGGTATATGAAGAACAAGCGTGCAGAGGAACCCAACTTGGGTCCTGTGCTACCTTGTGAGAGGAAAATTGCAGTAATCATGCCTCTGACAGGTTCTCAGACAGAAGCCTTTCTTCTCTAGAGAGAGGATGACTGCATCCTATTGCTTTCAATAAATGAAGACTACTTAGAGAGTGGAAGCAGTAGAGGTAGTCCTTCTCAGAAGCTGGGGCTCTAGAGGCAGCCATAACTTTCATAGTCACTGAGTACTTGGTGGAGGATTGTTCAGATCTGGGTGAATATTGTTTACCCTGCTCAGAAGCTGACCTCACTAACTTGTCTAGAAGGCAAGTTTTAGGCAAGCTTCCCTTGCTATGGGTTCTTTAGAAAAGATACCAACAAATGGAGCAGTTTATCAACAATATTCCTCCCAAGGGATGCAGCACACTTACATGAAGGACAACATCAAAGATTTTTGCTCAGCCATAAGGCTGAGCCCCAGTACCCAGAAAAGCTATCTGGAATAGAACCCTAATACATGGACTACCAAAGCAAAACCAAATCTCTGATCTACCATGTACAACCCATGCAGTTGTGTATGATTGCAAGGGACAGGACATATGCTCTCAGTCCTGTTTCGCAGCCATGGGCTTCTCCACCCTTTGTGCCTCAGGGAGCCAGGCGGGCATTCAGACACAGACAGTCCAGTGAATTGTCACCGATTGTGATCTTGAGCATATGGGGAGCAAGCACCCCCAAAagtggaaatatatatatatgcacacacacagtacagCACTCTTAAGAGGTAGGGTTTTTAAATTTAGAGTATAGAAAATTCTAAATTTCTAGCGTCTTCTAAACATTTAACTTTCAATGCTAATGCCATTACCTATTACCCTGCTTTGTGTAATGCTGCGATGCAAAGGGGCATACTTACCATCTGTTCCCTTGTGCACATAGCCGTTTACAGGAGGCATAAGCTGTTGATGGCTTCCTGCCTCTGAGTTGCTGTAGCCTTCTTGAGGTTCAGAAGAGTTCCTTGGAGGATAAATAACTGGGAATATCTGCAGGTAAATTCATCTCCCTCTGAAagaggcacacagagattaaCATTGACTACCTCAACAGTAAGTGATTTCAAAGTGGTGCTGATGCTATTCAGCAGACTAATGCAAACATACTGAGAAAGGATTCATTCATATATCATCCCCTTCTCTCAAGAGATTAAAAATCCACATACCCAGCTAAGAGAGACTTACCAAAAAGCAAGCAGAACCAATCAACATCTTACTCTAAGTCTTGCAAGTGTTCTCACTCAGACATAAATTTCAAATTCTTATTTTACTCCCAACTTTGTGAACTTCATTTGTTTCCTCATTTCAGAAGTGCACCATGATGACAAGGTAAACGTGTTTAATGTTAAAGAATGCACATTTGACAGACAGACACTCACTCAATCGAAACCACGAATATATCCAGTTGACCCTGTACATAAACCAAGAAGCATTCAGCTGTGACAAACAAAGGCTTTCCCCTCCATTAGGTCTCTTCCTTTACGGAATTATTTCAGTTAGTCATAGGTTAAAACACAACAGAAGTAAGATGGCCTTGTATTTTACCTACCTGTGTTAGTGATGCTGTAGTCTTCACTTTTCCTTCGCATGTGATATATAACTATAACCCATACCAGAGAGGTGCCCACAACGCAGCAGACTACAACAATAATCACAATGCCAACTGTCGTCCAGCCATCTTCCTCATGTAAGATACCACTCTGGGAGGAATCACAATTTGGGGAAGATAGTACATTTAGGTAAATATGGCCACGCTCTGTGCCAAGTGTGTTGGACATAATGCATGTATATTTGCCAGCATCCTCTAACCCAGCATCCACAATGATAAGGAGTTGATTGGCAGCAGCAAAGAAATGTCGTTCTGTTACTGTCAGAGGCCCATCATCTTTAGTCCAGTTCAAGCGAGGGGCTGGACTGCCACCAGCTATACACTGCAACACGGCCGTTTCACCTCGCGTTACTGTCCTGTCTTCTAGAGGCCTAACAAATGAAGGAGTTTCTGGATATGGTGGAAAggaagaaaagttattttaatattgtaaagtcaaatataaattaaaaagataATTGCACAGAATCTCAATTGCAGCCTTCCTCTGTGTACCAAATGATATTTAGAATCCAATCCCACAGTATGAAAATAGAGATGGGCAAAGGAGAACAGTGGCCAGGAAATACTGTGACAGATCTGATGTGATGGAAGACACTTCCATGAATGGTGGACTCACTGGAACTGATCTGGACAGAGCCTTGCTGAATACACCGAAGATAACACTGTATGGGGTGATAAgaagtcttttccatttctacagTTTATATATGAccttaaagtaaaaaaaaaacaaaaaacaaaaaaaaaaacaaaaacaaaaaaaccacccaccaAAAACAGCCCTTCTGGTGGTATTTCCTCCTATACCAGCTCAGCATAGTCCAGGTCGCCTGTGATTAAGTTCAGCTCCCTGAATTATCaaatctataaaatcaacctaatcaAGAAGCGTCCCCATAATTCTCTCTTCCTAAACCCATACCAACATGTACAGTAAATGAAGCTGTAGACTAGCTGCGCAGCGAGTGACTGATCAGAGGTTATTTCATGATGCAGACTGATATGGACAAACGAAGAAGGGCGCAGCATTAGAAACTGTTTCCAAGTTTGGCATTCAACTTCCCCAAGATAATGCGAGTCAACAATAGGGAACTCTGCTGTAGCCACACACACATCATCAAAATACATTTCTTCCATTGTTCTTTACTGCAAAACGCCACCTACAACCAGGTAAGTCGAACACCGGTCCTTTTATAGCTTAGTCACATTTTTCAAGATGGTTCAAACTGCTACCTACAATCAGAGAAACATGCCACTCTGGTAGCACATTAACTCGCATCCAATTCATTTAGATTCCCTATCAACCTCTCATGTAAGTCAGCTACCATCATCACAAAGAGAGATAAGTGAAAGGATCTGTACAGTCCCAGAATTGTGCTTTGCTTACCTAACACAGTCAATGTGGCATTTGCTGATAGACCTCCTGCGATGTTTTGTGCCATACAGCTATAGATTCCCATATCTTCTATTTTTACATTTGCGATGAAGAACACATCGTCTTCAGGCATAACATGCATTCGCCTCTCTCGTGCTGCAGGGAAGTCTGTGCCACCATCTTTCTGCCATGagatctggggaggggggtggcccTCGGCAGCACACTCAAGTCGGGCCATGGCCCCAGTACGGATAGTTAGATCCATGGGGGTTTTCAGAAAGGAAGGCAGCTCTGCAGTGGAGGAGACGTTATGGACTGAATGTGAAAAAATTTTCAGTTCAGGGCACATAATAAAGTTCTTCTCTATACTAGCGGAGTCTCTGAACTGTAGCAGATCTTACAGACTGCTGAAATTCTTTTAAAGGATTGTAGGAATTAAACAAATGCagtatattcttttttttaaaattctgtaacgGAATACTAAATCTGCAATACCCCATTAAGATCATCTTAGTGGGGGACAAATGTCCCAACCACTACCTCTCAGTAAAAGGTGAAAGCAGCACAGCTTAGCTTAATTCTCAAGGCTTTATTTGCTCATACTTTTCTGTCCCCTGTAAAAGAAGAGGTGAATTATACCTTAATAGCCAACAGGAGTATCATACATGGCTCTGCTAAGTGCTCACAGGCTCTCTACTCACAAAGAGTCAGTCAGTGCCTTTGGAACAAGCCAGACAAACTTGTGTCTCCTAGAATGGATTTCTGCTCTGGATGGACAGTCCCCTCCACTTATCTAGTGTTCTCTAAAGGCTTGGTTTAACATGGGTTTCTTGGCCATCTTCTTTCAGATCATGACAACAGAAGGCTTAAATGGGGCTAAAATACCTCAATACAATGGTTGTTTCCTCAGTTTTATGTGGTAGATCTACTtgtgtctgtctccctcagcTTTGCAAGTGTTTATAGGGGAAGGGTGGGTGGCTCACTCAGCCAACAGGGGAAGCTTTCAGTTTAGAAACAGTAACACTGCACCCATTTCACTGGACTGGAGAGAGAATTACACAAATTGTGACTAGAGCTTGGTGAAATGTTTTatgttttcaaaattttatttatttttgccaaaaAGCGTTGCCAATTTTTACCACTTATGGAAAGGATAGGTTTGATAACTATGATAAATGCTGAAAATACCATGcaaatttttcagccagctctggaCATGACTCCTCTCCACAGACCCATTATAGGAGCAGCCAGTTTTGTTCCTGCTTTTCTGAGCCTCTTATGGAGTCTGAACAAACACTGGAACAACTTCAATGAGGAGGAAATCATAAGCTTTTGTAAATCTCAACTAGCTTCAAAAGCATTTTTCTAGATAAAAGTTTAATTATAACCtcaagtgaaaaaaaataaagtttctctTTTGTTAGCATAACTGCTTACCATTGACAGTCAGTTTGGCTTTGTTGGAATAATTTGAACCAAAGTGATTGGTGACAATGCACTGGTATTTCCCTTCATCGGTGAAATTCACATTGAAAAGATGCAGGACTGTGGTGTACTCAAGGACCTCCCCATCTTGCTGCTGATACCTGGCAAAATTCTCAACGTCTGCATCATACAATACTTCGCTGTCTTTACGCCATGCAGTGGACATTGGTGAATCACTGGTGCTTACTGCAGTGCAAGTCAAAGTCACATTCATGCCTCTTAGAGCAATTGTGCTCTCAGGATGTACTCTTATGTGTGGTTTAGGAAAGTCATCTGAAAAAGGGATAGCAAGGTCAATCAGGTTTTCCCTTCAGCATGCAGCTGATGTtgcaagaaaaatattaaaaggtaTTTTATGTGGAAACAGTGCTGTTTGTATCGTAGGTAACATCTGCTTCCACTGCTTATTCCCCGCATTAAATTATCTTCAGTTTGACATCAGTCAGCTGCTGGAGAAATGAAGCTGTGAAACAGGATTATGACAACAGGTGGGGGCCACAGAGAATAAGCAACAAGAACAGATGAGATGAAAGACACCTCAAGGTCTTCACCAGGAACCTGTATTTTCCATAGTTACCTGGATTTGTTGCAGATTTTATACACAGATGCATAATTGTGCTGCAtaatctaattttattttataaggaATAGAAATTCTCATGACAGCAAAGACATCTTTACAGGCATCACACAATGTAAACTGGTGGCTTGTTGCAATGTGTCTGGATAGAAACAACCTAAAGAAATCTCTGAGAAACATGAACTGTCCCATTCCTCCCTAAAGAgtgttgactgatgacatttacttGTCAACATACCTATTCAATGCTTATTGTTTTTAAGCAAAAAGCTTCAGTTGTGCTAATCCATTGGCAGATGTTAGGTTGGGAGCACTGAGGTAGGAATGAGGAACTCAAGAACCACCAAAGATTGCTACTGACCAAAAAAGGAGGTAGGGTGTTGGGGAATGGATGGATAAGGATGGCCAGGTGGTTAAGGTGCTAGCCTGGAACCCAGGCCACATGGATTAAATTCTCAGATCTTCCACAGaatccctgtgtgaccttagacaagtcacagtttccacctcagttttcccatctataaaatgcagataatagcaCTTTTCTATCTCACAATCCTTTCGCAAGGATAAATACGTTCAAGTTTGTGAGGCACTCTGTAATACTTATTTGGGTTCCTTTGCCATATCATCACTCTCCAGGATGTCCAGACTATCCTGTGCATACCAAAAATTTAAGCTACCCATGCCCTCATAGGTACTAAGAGAATCACTATTACAGGGTTCAACACCTTCTACAAAGCAGACAATCAAGAACTTGAGCCACATCAAATTTTTATAGTAAACTAAAGGATCCTGTCACGGGACTTCTCCTCTTATAGagccataggactggaagggactgtgagaggtcatctagtcctgtcccctgcactcatggcaggaccaggtattatctagaccatccctgacacgtatttgtctaacctactcttaaaaatctccaatgatggagattccacaacttctctaggcaatttattccagtgcttaaccccctgacagttcggaagtttttcctaatatccaacctaaaccgcccttgctgcaatttaagcccatgcttcttgccctatcctcagaggttaagaacatttttctccctcctccttataaccactttttatatacttgaaactgttatatcccctctcagtcatctcttctccagactaagcatactccattttttcaatcttctgtcatagtcatgttttctaaacctttaatcgtttttgttgctcttccctaGACTTTCTCtaatctgtccacatctttcctgaaatgtggtgcccagaactggacacaatactccagttgaagtataatcagcgtggagtacagcggaagaattacttcttgtgtcttgcttacaacactcctgctaatacatcccagaaagatgctcacttttttttgcaaccgtcttgcactgttgactcatttagcttgtgatccactatgacccccaacatccctttctgcagtacttcttcctaagcagtcattaccattttgtatgtgtgcaactgattgttcattcctaagtgaagtactttgcatttttgtccttactgaatttcatcctatttacttcagaccatttctcccgtttgtccagatcattttaaattataatcctatcctccaaagcacttgcaacccctcccagcttggtatcctccacagactttataagtgtactctctatgccattacct
Coding sequences within:
- the LRIG2 gene encoding LOW QUALITY PROTEIN: leucine-rich repeats and immunoglobulin-like domains protein 2 (The sequence of the model RefSeq protein was modified relative to this genomic sequence to represent the inferred CDS: inserted 4 bases in 3 codons) — encoded protein: MRGAGSRRGALPLPLPLLLLLCGVCAAGEPPGQACAAPCSCRRGLLDCSRLRLPGGPGAGRRRIPPLPAGTTGLDLSHNHLLSSNWSIGLPIHTLQEVKMNYNELSEIPYFGEPTSNITILSLVHNTIPEINAEQLQLYLLLENLDLSSNLISEIKASSFPRMQLKYLNLSNNRITTLEAGCFDNLSSSLVVVKLNRNRISMIPPKIFKLPHVQFLELKRNRIKIVESLTFQGLESLKSLKMQRNGISKLMDGAFFGLDNMEELELEHNNLTEINKGWLYGLRTLQQLYISQNAINRISPDAWEFCQRLSELDLSYNQLTRLDESTFVGLGLLEKLNLGDNRIIHIADGVFKWLSNLQTLDLRNNEISWAIEDSNEAFAGLSRLNKLILQGNQIKSITKKAFSGLEALEHLDLNNNAIMSIQENAFAQTHFTELMLNTSSLLCDCQLKWLLQWLIDSHLQQAVNVSCAYPEWLAGQSILNVNPEDFVCDDFPKPHIRVHPESTIALRGMNVTLTCTAVSTSDSPMSTAWRKDSEVLYDADVENFARYQQQDGEVLEYTTVLHLFNVNFTDEGKYQCIVTNHFGSNYSNKAKLTVNELPSFLKTPMDLTIRTGAMARLECAAEGHPPPQISWQKDGGTDFPAARERRMHVMPEDDVFFIANVKIEDMGIYSCMAQNIAGGLSANATLTVLETPSFVRPLEDRTVTRGETAVLQCIAGGSPAPRLNWTKDDGPLTVTERHFFAAANQLLIIVDAGLEDAGKYTCIMSNTLGTERGHIYLNVLSSPNCDSSQSGILHEEDGWTTVGIVIIVVVCCVVGTSLVWVIVIYHMRRKSEDYSITNTGREMNLPADIPSYLSSKXNSSEPQEGYSNSEAGSHQQLMPPVNGYVHKGTDGGTGPLVICSXCYDNANIYSRTREYCPYAYITEEDPLDHTLSSLMVQVPKETYPPTTQHEASALIVLXADREMSAFLTHHDKINEKKLSAQQTNNEPFQLPLWGLNRDLGLSRTHFPQQQSVHEEAPQALRSEGVIDGDREQAVSPRPCHRLREHNFDFNRTWNIQEFGEAT